One Dysidea avara chromosome 7, odDysAvar1.4, whole genome shotgun sequence genomic region harbors:
- the LOC136260191 gene encoding ryncolin-1-like, translating to MTTTTITTIILLLTIGVSQHQLVKSSTIKNCCDVATGDNYFCIDRNISGIYKITDFCQRGKKMLGYCDTLTDGGGWLVVQRRQDGTEDFNRVWWEYEMGFGKLTGEFWYGLRALHCLTGQGGWEMRMDIKLANGTKVFFHYEQFKVASAKDKYKLIVGGFQGTTTDPMAYHNGADFTTEDNDNDNHLTNCALLHGPAAPAGGWWHNSCWTANPNNFYNHSIGIHLNNKWYQIIFTEIKIRPLQCGYSYY from the coding sequence atgactactactactattactacaaTAATTCTACTACTGACTATTGGGGTATCACAACATCAACTGGTGAAGAGCTCTACTATAAAGAACTGCTGTGATGTTGCTACCGGAGACAACTACTTCTGCATAGACAGGAACATTTCTGGAATTTATAAGATAACTGACTTTTGTCAACGAGGGAAGAAAATGCTGGGGTACTGCGATACCCTCACTGATGGAGGAGGATGGCTAGTAGTACAAAGGAGACAAGATGGAACTGAAGACTTTAACCGAGTATGGTGGGAATATGAGATGGGATTTGGCAAGTTGACTGGGGAGTTTTGGTATGGACTCAGAGCCCTCCACTGTCTCACTGGTCAAGGTGGATGGGAAATGAGAATGGACATCAAGTTAGCTAATGGTACTAAAGTCTTCTTCCATTATGAACAGTTTAAAGTTGCATCAGCTAAAGACAAGTACAAACTAATTGTTGGAGGATTCCAGGGGACCACTACTGATCCAATGGCATATCACAATGGAGCAGACTTCACCACTGAAGACAATGACAATGATAATCACCTAACCAACTGTGCATTACTTCATGGTCCTGCTGCACCTGCAGGAGGATGGTGGCACAACAGTTGCTGGACTGCAAACCCAAATAATTTCTACAATCACAGTATTGGAATTCATCTCAACAACAAGTGGTATCAGATCATCTTCACAGAGATAAAGATTAGGCCACTTCAGTGTGGATATAGTTACTACTGA